One genomic region from Cardiobacteriaceae bacterium TAE3-ERU3 encodes:
- a CDS encoding AbgT family transporter encodes MTRFLNGVEWLGNLLPHPVTLFAIFCALIIVVSGICAYFDVSVVDPRPEGARGRAPDGMITVVSLMSGEGLRRIVENLVTNFTNFVPLGTVLVALLGVGIAERAGLISAALRGLVLSAPRKMVTAVIVFAGIMSNTASELGYVVLIPMSAIIFHALGRHPLAGLAAAFAGVSGGYSANLLLGTVDPLLSGITQEAARLIDPEYVVGAEANWYFMIVSTFLITLLGYLITEKIVEPKLGKWQETDASDDLDETNPSMNPLTAEEKRGLKLAGISILVFLGILALTIIPENGVLRNQETGEIARSPFLRGIVVFIFIFFAIPGFIYGKTVGTMKNDRDVVDAMANAMSTLGLYIVLVFFAAQFVAFFGWTNLGSVVAVKGATFLNDIGLTGPVLLIGFILICGFINLMLGSASAQWAVTAPIFVPMLMLTGYAPEVIQAAYRIGDSTTNIITPMMSYFGLIMAVAVKYKRDTGIGTLMAMMLPYSIAFIVGWSALFYLWVFVFGLPVGPGSATFYTP; translated from the coding sequence ATGACCCGTTTCCTCAACGGCGTCGAATGGCTCGGCAATCTTCTTCCCCATCCTGTTACCCTATTTGCTATCTTCTGTGCATTGATTATCGTCGTCTCAGGTATTTGCGCCTATTTTGACGTCAGCGTAGTCGATCCGCGTCCTGAGGGTGCTCGTGGCCGAGCTCCCGATGGCATGATAACCGTCGTCAGCCTGATGAGCGGCGAAGGGTTACGTCGTATAGTTGAAAATCTCGTCACTAATTTCACTAATTTTGTCCCCCTCGGCACGGTGCTCGTCGCCTTGCTTGGCGTCGGTATCGCTGAACGTGCCGGGCTGATTTCTGCAGCCTTACGCGGACTGGTACTTAGCGCACCACGCAAGATGGTCACTGCAGTTATCGTCTTTGCCGGCATTATGTCCAATACAGCATCTGAGCTTGGTTACGTTGTCCTGATTCCAATGTCAGCAATTATCTTCCATGCTTTAGGGCGTCATCCGCTTGCTGGTCTTGCTGCTGCATTTGCCGGTGTATCAGGTGGCTATAGTGCAAACTTGTTACTCGGCACAGTTGACCCATTGCTCTCAGGTATCACTCAGGAAGCTGCGCGGTTAATTGATCCCGAATACGTCGTCGGTGCTGAAGCCAACTGGTATTTCATGATTGTCTCAACATTCCTCATCACCCTACTTGGCTACTTAATCACTGAAAAAATTGTCGAACCCAAACTGGGAAAATGGCAGGAAACAGACGCCTCTGACGACCTTGACGAAACCAACCCTTCCATGAACCCACTCACTGCCGAAGAAAAGCGGGGGTTAAAGCTTGCAGGAATTTCTATTCTTGTCTTTCTTGGCATACTCGCACTCACCATTATTCCCGAAAATGGCGTTCTGCGTAATCAGGAAACCGGCGAAATCGCTCGCTCACCATTCTTGCGTGGCATCGTCGTCTTTATCTTTATCTTCTTCGCGATACCGGGTTTCATTTATGGCAAAACCGTCGGTACGATGAAAAATGACCGTGATGTCGTTGATGCCATGGCCAATGCCATGAGTACACTTGGCCTTTATATTGTATTGGTCTTTTTTGCAGCGCAATTTGTCGCCTTCTTCGGCTGGACGAATCTTGGTTCAGTAGTTGCCGTCAAGGGAGCAACGTTCCTCAACGATATTGGACTCACTGGCCCGGTACTATTAATTGGCTTTATCCTGATTTGTGGCTTTATCAACCTCATGCTTGGTTCGGCATCCGCACAATGGGCGGTTACTGCGCCAATCTTTGTACCCATGTTGATGCTCACCGGCTACGCTCCGGAAGTCATTCAGGCTGCTTACCGTATAGGGGATTCCACAACCAACATCATCACCCCGATGATGAGCTACTTTGGCCTGATTATGGCTGTCGCCGTCAAATACAAGCGCGATACAGGGATTGGTACGCTGATGGCAATGATGCTGCCGTACTCAATTGCCTTTATCGTCGGCTGGAGTGCATTATTCTACCTTTGGGTATTCGTGTTCGGCTTGCCGGTTGGCCCTGGCTCTGCAACGTTCTATACCCCTTAG
- a CDS encoding GNAT family N-acetyltransferase — protein MYLEEITLQNEHVILSPLRHKHANALLDAASDGQLWNIWYTSVPSRETIATYINHALTTQQHGTALPFVVIDKRNGQIVGTTRFYDFDDKSQRLLLGYTWYAQSVQRSAVNTSCKLLLLQHAFETLQCVAVEFRTHWINQRSRNAIARLGAKQDGILRRHMKMPDGSYRDTVVFSILDNECQP, from the coding sequence ATGTATCTGGAAGAAATCACCCTGCAAAACGAGCACGTGATCCTCTCGCCACTGCGCCATAAACACGCTAATGCGTTGCTTGACGCTGCCAGCGATGGTCAACTGTGGAACATCTGGTACACCAGCGTCCCAAGTCGGGAAACCATAGCCACCTATATCAACCACGCACTAACCACACAGCAACACGGCACCGCACTACCATTTGTCGTCATCGATAAACGCAATGGTCAAATTGTTGGCACCACGCGCTTCTACGATTTTGACGACAAAAGCCAGCGCCTGCTACTCGGCTATACATGGTACGCACAATCCGTACAGCGCAGCGCAGTCAATACCTCTTGCAAATTGCTGCTACTGCAACACGCCTTCGAAACGCTACAATGCGTCGCGGTCGAATTTCGAACCCATTGGATCAATCAGCGTTCACGCAATGCAATTGCCCGTCTGGGTGCAAAACAGGATGGTATCCTGCGCCGCCACATGAAAATGCCTGACGGCAGCTATCGCGATACCGTCGTCTTCTCCATTCTCGATAATGAATGCCAACCGTAA
- the dauA gene encoding C4-dicarboxylic acid transporter DauA has protein sequence MTSQHPLRSLRIGYALRQACITERYNGKRLLADCLAGITVGIIAIPLSMALAIASGVAPQYGLYTAAIAGLIIALTGGSRYSISGPTAAFVVILLPITNEYGLSGLLVATSMAGIILILMAILRLGRLIEYIPHSVTLGFTGGIAIVIAVLQINDFFGLDITELPEHFLPKLGTLLGHLGQTHWPSLLVASATLATMLIWPHVKGRLPLTGHLPAVLVGVIVAMLLNQSGHPVDTIGSRFHYLLADGTSGNGIPPVLPNITWPWAHGDGLTFSWTMIGNLLPAAFAIAMLGAIESLLCAVVLDGMTNTRHSANSELLGQGIGNLVVPFFGGITATAAIARSAANVRAGATSPIAATVHALLVFAAIMVLAPALAWLPMASMAALLLMVAWGMSEAPKALHLLKTAPLPDILVFFTCLGLTVFVDMVVAITAGVLLAALMFVQQVAAMTKISDISEHPRLIEHPLPQGWAVYKINGPLFFAAADRFHEAITTAFQQHEGIILYMDGVSIIDEGGLMVLTRLIDHCQHHGKQVIIADLQFQPLKTLARAGIQPVPGVSSYTPTLAAALEQIRTYGNQP, from the coding sequence ATGACCAGCCAGCACCCGCTTCGTTCTTTGCGCATCGGTTACGCACTGCGCCAAGCCTGCATAACTGAACGCTACAATGGTAAGCGTCTGCTCGCTGACTGCCTCGCTGGGATTACCGTCGGCATCATCGCCATTCCCCTTTCCATGGCGCTGGCCATTGCCAGCGGTGTCGCACCGCAATACGGGCTTTATACTGCTGCCATTGCTGGCTTGATTATTGCCCTGACGGGCGGCAGCCGCTACAGCATTTCCGGCCCCACTGCTGCATTTGTCGTCATCCTCCTTCCTATTACCAATGAATATGGCTTATCCGGCTTACTTGTTGCAACCAGCATGGCCGGCATCATACTGATTCTGATGGCAATACTCCGCCTTGGTCGCTTGATTGAATATATACCACACTCAGTCACGCTCGGCTTTACTGGCGGTATTGCAATCGTTATTGCTGTACTGCAAATCAATGATTTCTTTGGCCTTGATATCACTGAGCTGCCCGAGCACTTTCTGCCTAAACTCGGCACCCTGCTTGGTCACCTTGGGCAAACTCACTGGCCAAGTCTGTTAGTTGCCAGTGCCACACTGGCTACCATGTTGATCTGGCCACATGTTAAAGGTCGCCTGCCACTTACCGGGCATTTACCTGCCGTTTTGGTCGGCGTCATCGTTGCGATGCTGCTCAATCAAAGTGGGCATCCTGTTGATACCATTGGCAGTCGTTTCCATTATCTGCTCGCTGATGGAACCAGTGGCAATGGCATTCCACCAGTTTTACCGAATATTACCTGGCCATGGGCACATGGCGATGGCCTGACTTTCTCATGGACAATGATCGGCAATCTGCTTCCTGCTGCATTCGCCATAGCCATGCTTGGTGCAATTGAGTCATTGCTCTGTGCGGTGGTACTCGATGGTATGACCAATACCCGCCACAGCGCCAATAGCGAACTACTTGGTCAAGGCATCGGTAATCTGGTTGTGCCATTTTTTGGTGGTATTACCGCAACTGCTGCCATTGCGCGCTCAGCGGCTAACGTGCGAGCCGGTGCAACCTCGCCCATTGCTGCTACCGTTCATGCGCTGTTGGTGTTTGCCGCGATTATGGTACTTGCCCCGGCTCTGGCGTGGTTACCGATGGCATCCATGGCAGCACTGCTGCTGATGGTTGCATGGGGCATGAGCGAAGCACCCAAAGCTCTGCACCTGCTCAAAACAGCGCCACTACCGGATATACTCGTCTTCTTTACTTGCCTAGGCTTAACTGTATTCGTCGATATGGTCGTAGCCATTACAGCAGGTGTATTACTTGCTGCACTAATGTTTGTGCAACAAGTTGCTGCAATGACCAAAATCAGCGATATCAGTGAGCACCCCCGCTTGATTGAGCATCCATTACCGCAAGGCTGGGCCGTATATAAAATCAATGGTCCTCTATTTTTTGCTGCTGCAGACCGCTTCCATGAAGCAATCACCACCGCATTCCAGCAGCATGAGGGGATCATTCTATATATGGATGGCGTGAGTATTATTGACGAAGGTGGATTGATGGTACTCACGCGCCTGATCGACCATTGCCAACACCATGGTAAACAAGTCATCATTGCCGACCTGCAATTTCAGCCACTCAAAACCCTTGCCCGTGCCGGCATCCAGCCTGTACCCGGCGTCAGCAGCTATACGCCAACCCTAGCCGCAGCGCTCGAACAAATTAGAACATATGGCAACCAACCTTAA
- the purN gene encoding phosphoribosylglycinamide formyltransferase: MSANITVMISGSGSNLKALLDAIDQNKIDGQVCAVIADRECSGQQHAVSRHIPFIRVDRKLDQASFTDTLLRMIPSETDLIVLAGFLSVVPTAVIEQWPGRIINLHPSLLPKFGGAGMYGLHVHKAVLDAGESISGCSVHYVDSGIDTGKVIAQSEVPVHTDDTPESLQKRIQKEEHPLLCKVVAELCHALPQKTQINKDFA, from the coding sequence ATGAGCGCCAATATCACCGTAATGATTTCAGGCAGCGGCTCTAATCTCAAAGCACTGTTAGATGCTATAGACCAAAATAAAATAGACGGGCAGGTTTGCGCCGTCATAGCTGACCGCGAATGCAGCGGACAACAGCACGCTGTATCACGCCATATTCCTTTTATCAGAGTAGACCGCAAGCTTGATCAAGCCTCCTTCACAGATACACTACTGCGCATGATTCCTTCAGAGACTGATTTGATTGTGCTCGCAGGCTTTTTAAGCGTCGTACCAACTGCGGTCATTGAGCAATGGCCAGGCCGCATCATAAATTTACACCCCTCACTGCTGCCTAAATTTGGTGGTGCTGGTATGTATGGATTGCACGTCCATAAAGCGGTACTCGATGCCGGTGAATCAATTAGCGGCTGTAGTGTGCATTACGTTGATAGTGGTATTGATACCGGCAAAGTTATCGCCCAAAGTGAAGTACCAGTGCATACGGATGACACCCCTGAATCACTACAAAAGCGCATCCAAAAAGAAGAACACCCCCTGCTCTGCAAAGTCGTTGCAGAGCTTTGCCACGCCCTTCCCCAAAAAACTCAAATCAATAAGGATTTCGCATGA
- the purD gene encoding phosphoribosylamine--glycine ligase: MINVLIIGSGGREHAIAWKLAQDTRIGMIYVAPGNGGIEELEHAQNIPQTDVDSLLSFAKDRDIDLTFVGSEALLVEGIVDRFNEAGLTIFGPNKQAAQLEGSKVFAKDFMQKYGVKTAAYQRFDDHQQASAYLDEITYPIVIKASGLAAGKGVIICQDKAEASAALNDIMLDKRFGDAGNEVVIEEFLEGFEASILSFTDCKTILTMKSAKDHKTIGENNTGENTGGMGVVCPHPAMTDAHWQAFEQDILEPTLKGIQAEGMDFAGVIFFGLMINDRGVFLLEYNMRMGDPETQAVLPLLETPLVDPVMAAIERKLDQVELQWQDKHAVCVVAASGGYPGEYKTGYTIEHIEQARFFAQIFIAGAKQHYQEYITSGGRVLNIVGIDDTLEGARNEAYSAIKHIQFKDMTYRKDIGA; this comes from the coding sequence ATGATCAACGTCCTCATCATTGGCAGTGGTGGCCGTGAACACGCCATCGCATGGAAACTTGCACAAGATACCCGCATCGGCATGATATACGTCGCACCGGGTAATGGCGGTATTGAAGAGCTCGAACATGCGCAAAACATCCCACAAACCGACGTTGACAGCCTATTGTCCTTCGCCAAAGATCGCGACATAGACCTCACATTTGTCGGCTCAGAAGCCCTACTGGTCGAAGGCATTGTTGATCGTTTCAATGAAGCTGGGCTGACCATATTTGGGCCTAACAAGCAAGCTGCACAGCTCGAAGGAAGCAAAGTATTCGCCAAAGACTTCATGCAGAAATATGGCGTCAAGACAGCTGCTTACCAACGCTTTGATGATCATCAACAAGCAAGCGCTTATTTAGACGAAATTACCTACCCGATCGTGATCAAAGCGAGTGGTCTGGCGGCAGGTAAAGGCGTCATTATTTGCCAAGATAAAGCAGAAGCCTCAGCTGCACTTAATGACATCATGCTCGATAAGCGCTTTGGCGACGCCGGCAATGAAGTCGTTATCGAAGAGTTTCTTGAAGGCTTTGAGGCGTCTATCCTCAGCTTTACCGACTGCAAAACCATCCTGACAATGAAATCAGCCAAGGATCACAAAACTATTGGTGAGAACAACACTGGCGAAAATACTGGTGGCATGGGGGTCGTTTGCCCTCATCCGGCAATGACTGATGCACATTGGCAAGCCTTTGAGCAGGATATCCTTGAACCAACTCTTAAAGGCATTCAAGCCGAAGGTATGGATTTTGCCGGCGTTATTTTCTTTGGTCTGATGATCAATGACCGCGGTGTATTCTTGCTCGAATACAATATGCGTATGGGGGACCCTGAAACACAAGCAGTACTCCCATTGCTCGAAACACCATTGGTTGATCCTGTTATGGCGGCAATTGAACGCAAGCTCGACCAGGTCGAATTACAATGGCAGGATAAGCACGCGGTATGCGTCGTCGCTGCGTCCGGCGGCTATCCGGGTGAATATAAAACAGGCTACACCATTGAGCATATCGAGCAAGCCCGTTTCTTCGCCCAAATCTTTATTGCCGGTGCCAAGCAACATTATCAGGAATACATTACCAGCGGCGGGCGCGTTCTCAACATTGTGGGTATAGATGACACTCTGGAAGGTGCGCGCAATGAAGCATACAGTGCAATAAAACATATTCAGTTTAAGGACATGACCTATCGTAAGGACATTGGCGCTTGA
- a CDS encoding tripartite tricarboxylate transporter TctB family protein, translating to MNTQSNQHTLADRLLGLAMVLLAIAYGYGAQQFEEPFGMAETIGPEAFPTILSVVLGLAGLALLIKPQAGQRWPDARTWLDIVLVLIALIAFALLLEVAGFIISASLFSFFISWRMGAKPIKALIIGFCYSIGLFMLFNYGLDLSLPAGWLGGIL from the coding sequence ATGAACACGCAAAGTAATCAGCATACCCTTGCCGACCGTTTGCTCGGGTTGGCTATGGTGCTGCTTGCTATAGCCTATGGCTATGGTGCGCAGCAATTTGAAGAACCCTTCGGCATGGCTGAAACTATCGGCCCTGAAGCATTCCCAACGATTTTAAGTGTCGTCCTCGGCCTTGCCGGGTTGGCATTATTGATCAAGCCACAAGCTGGGCAACGCTGGCCGGATGCTCGTACTTGGCTAGATATCGTTTTGGTACTCATTGCTTTGATTGCCTTCGCGCTACTTCTTGAAGTTGCTGGCTTTATTATCTCAGCTAGCTTATTTTCATTCTTCATCAGCTGGCGCATGGGAGCTAAGCCGATCAAAGCACTGATTATCGGATTTTGCTACAGCATCGGCTTATTCATGCTATTCAACTACGGACTTGACCTTTCTTTACCTGCTGGATGGCTAGGGGGTATCTTATGA
- a CDS encoding tripartite tricarboxylate transporter permease, with product MNSFSLLMDGFANALGWETLLFALLGCILGTLIGALPGLGPANGVAILIPLVFSLGLSPQESLILLTSVYAGAMYGGRISSILLNIPGDEPALMTTLDGYPMAKQGKAAEALTLSAIASFIGSFLATIGLVLLAPLLAKAALKFGPAEYVGLYVLAFAALGGITSQNPIKTLIATALGLMIATVGIDANTGIPRYTFDILELYEGIDFIIVLVGMFAISELLIFIESHDVNNKSMVKMNKMRFSWRDFTNILPTSLRGSTLGFIAGVLPGAGASLGSFISYTLEKRILGDKGRFGTGDPCGVAAPEAGNNAAANGALVPMLTLGIPGSGTTAVLLAMLVSLNITPGPMLFQQNAELVWTIIAALFIGNIMLLILNVPMIGFFVKILSIPPRYLMPLVTLVAILGIYSISHNLVDIYLMIGFGVFGYIMRKLDVPVVPIILGMLLGPELETALRHSLVLSDGNWMVLWHSPLAIGLWVVTIAVLILPVVVGPLLRGKMKQATANKDFSD from the coding sequence ATGAACAGCTTCAGCTTATTGATGGATGGTTTCGCCAATGCGCTTGGCTGGGAAACCCTGCTCTTTGCCTTACTAGGCTGCATACTCGGCACACTGATCGGTGCATTGCCCGGCTTAGGCCCGGCAAATGGCGTCGCAATACTAATTCCGCTGGTATTCAGCCTTGGCTTGAGTCCTCAAGAATCACTGATTCTACTCACCTCTGTGTACGCTGGCGCGATGTACGGCGGGCGCATATCGAGCATATTGCTCAATATACCCGGTGATGAACCTGCATTGATGACCACGCTTGATGGCTACCCAATGGCCAAGCAAGGTAAGGCTGCAGAGGCACTAACTCTATCTGCAATAGCCTCATTCATCGGCAGCTTCCTCGCTACCATTGGCTTGGTGTTACTCGCGCCTCTGCTCGCCAAAGCGGCATTGAAATTCGGCCCCGCTGAATACGTCGGATTGTACGTACTGGCATTTGCCGCCCTAGGTGGCATCACCAGCCAAAACCCAATCAAGACATTAATTGCCACAGCACTCGGCTTGATGATTGCAACTGTTGGGATTGATGCCAACACAGGCATCCCACGCTACACTTTCGATATTCTGGAACTTTATGAAGGCATAGATTTCATTATCGTCTTGGTTGGTATGTTCGCCATCAGCGAACTGCTGATTTTTATTGAGTCGCACGACGTCAATAACAAGTCTATGGTTAAAATGAATAAAATGCGCTTTTCATGGCGTGATTTCACCAACATTTTGCCTACTTCCTTGCGTGGCTCTACACTTGGCTTTATCGCTGGTGTATTACCCGGCGCTGGTGCATCACTTGGTAGCTTCATCAGCTATACGCTTGAGAAGCGCATCCTTGGCGACAAAGGCCGCTTTGGCACAGGTGACCCATGTGGTGTTGCCGCGCCCGAGGCCGGCAACAACGCCGCTGCAAATGGTGCCTTAGTACCAATGCTGACGCTTGGTATTCCTGGTAGCGGTACCACAGCCGTTCTACTTGCGATGCTCGTCTCGCTTAACATCACCCCCGGCCCAATGTTGTTCCAACAAAATGCCGAATTGGTATGGACGATCATTGCCGCCCTCTTTATCGGCAACATCATGCTACTGATCCTTAACGTGCCGATGATCGGATTTTTCGTCAAAATTCTCAGCATTCCACCACGCTACTTAATGCCACTAGTCACACTGGTTGCCATACTCGGGATCTACTCAATCAGCCACAATTTGGTTGATATTTACCTGATGATCGGCTTTGGCGTATTTGGCTACATCATGCGCAAGCTCGATGTACCTGTCGTGCCTATCATCCTCGGCATGCTGCTCGGCCCTGAGTTAGAAACAGCATTACGCCACTCATTAGTGCTTTCTGATGGAAACTGGATGGTGTTGTGGCACAGCCCTCTGGCTATTGGCTTGTGGGTCGTTACCATTGCTGTATTGATCTTGCCAGTCGTTGTTGGGCCACTGTTGCGTGGTAAAATGAAGCAAGCAACAGCGAACAAGGACTTCAGCGATTGA
- a CDS encoding carbonic anhydrase — MKKQHIEALLSSNEIWAKKFAQDNPGIFEKLSAQQAPQYLWIGCSDSRIPANEVMGLLPGEVFVHRNIGNLVHSMDINCQSVIQFAVEQLGVQDIIVGGHYDCGAIKAALSMQDFGMLNNWLREIKDTYTEYTGEFHLMTAQQEINRLCELNVIKQVRNVCKSNAVQRAWAKGQKLYVHGLIYGVHNGRLVDLDVSVDSNNSLDQIYRLKVTQATEDAESSE; from the coding sequence ATAAAAAAACAACACATTGAGGCACTGTTAAGCAGCAATGAAATCTGGGCGAAGAAATTCGCCCAGGATAACCCCGGTATCTTCGAAAAACTAAGCGCCCAGCAAGCACCACAATATTTGTGGATTGGCTGCTCGGATAGCCGCATCCCCGCCAACGAAGTGATGGGGTTATTACCCGGTGAAGTATTCGTTCACCGTAATATAGGCAACCTCGTTCATTCAATGGACATCAACTGCCAAAGCGTCATCCAATTTGCCGTCGAACAACTTGGCGTACAAGACATCATCGTCGGTGGGCACTACGATTGCGGCGCAATCAAAGCAGCGCTCTCAATGCAAGATTTTGGCATGCTCAATAACTGGCTACGCGAAATCAAAGACACTTACACTGAGTATACTGGTGAATTTCACCTCATGACTGCGCAGCAAGAAATCAACCGCCTCTGTGAGCTAAACGTCATCAAACAAGTGCGCAACGTATGCAAATCCAATGCCGTACAGCGCGCATGGGCAAAAGGACAAAAGCTCTACGTGCATGGCCTAATTTACGGCGTGCACAATGGCCGCTTGGTTGATCTTGATGTGTCCGTCGACAGCAACAACAGCCTTGATCAGATTTACCGCCTCAAAGTAACCCAAGCAACAGAAGACGCAGAATCATCCGAATAA
- a CDS encoding YigZ family protein has protein sequence MTDQYCYRITEPTEAEITIKGSKFIAYAYPVSSIEEIDAHVDALKAEHHKARHHCYAYRLGADGEEYRANDDGEPSGTAGLPIYNQLQSFEVSNTLVVVVRYFGGTLLGAPGLVRAYKQSTEEALKLAKRVRIVPKTQFTVTLPYPEVNTLMQSVDQWDMHIVEQIMDMTCTYTLECRKDDYEQIITGFDRTEIKLKD, from the coding sequence ATGACCGATCAATACTGTTACCGAATAACCGAACCAACAGAAGCTGAAATCACCATTAAGGGTAGCAAGTTTATTGCCTATGCCTATCCTGTATCTTCAATCGAAGAAATTGATGCACATGTTGATGCGCTTAAAGCCGAGCACCACAAAGCACGCCATCATTGCTACGCCTATCGCCTCGGCGCTGATGGTGAGGAATACCGCGCCAATGATGACGGCGAACCGTCCGGCACTGCAGGCTTGCCAATTTACAACCAACTGCAATCCTTTGAAGTGAGCAACACACTGGTCGTTGTCGTGCGTTATTTTGGAGGTACGTTACTCGGCGCGCCCGGCTTGGTACGCGCGTACAAGCAATCAACCGAAGAAGCCTTGAAGCTGGCAAAGCGGGTACGGATAGTGCCGAAAACGCAATTTACCGTTACCCTACCGTACCCGGAAGTAAATACCTTGATGCAAAGCGTCGATCAATGGGACATGCACATCGTTGAGCAGATTATGGACATGACCTGCACATATACCCTTGAGTGCCGTAAAGACGACTACGAACAAATCATCACAGGCTTCGATCGCACAGAAATAAAGCTGAAAGATTGA
- a CDS encoding zinc finger-like domain-containing protein, whose protein sequence is MSNNDLIEILLSTIKSNNILIDNLSAAKENLLIDFDDYEEKGKNMELFQINFNPNKYAIKREDFNNLYTQYLKKSGIYDEIKSNAESCLYCLISSIDSLDHYLPKSIFPQFSILPINLVPSCTECNSKLKRDNFFNIKEDQLIHPYLDKSYYFEEKWIYCSFNLTDDYPIFNFYVNCPDDWDQADKKRVVKHFNFFNLSKRYSVNAVKEYVNILSVQSKSTPDLNVLCNYILKPIADNELISINSWRRSMYQAIYNHFNKIRLNEIDSTCSNCKGNGSFGDERCDKCDGVGSNWIK, encoded by the coding sequence ATGAGTAATAATGATCTAATTGAAATTTTATTAAGTACGATAAAATCAAATAATATACTTATTGATAATTTAAGTGCTGCAAAAGAAAATTTGCTAATTGATTTTGATGATTATGAAGAAAAAGGTAAGAATATGGAACTTTTTCAGATTAATTTTAATCCTAATAAGTATGCAATAAAAAGAGAGGATTTTAATAATTTATATACTCAATATCTAAAAAAATCTGGTATATACGATGAAATAAAATCTAATGCTGAAAGTTGTTTGTACTGTCTAATAAGTAGTATAGATTCATTAGATCACTATTTGCCAAAAAGTATTTTTCCACAATTTTCTATATTGCCAATTAACTTAGTTCCTTCTTGTACAGAGTGCAATAGCAAGCTAAAAAGAGATAATTTTTTCAATATTAAGGAAGATCAATTAATACATCCGTATTTAGATAAATCATATTATTTTGAAGAAAAATGGATATACTGCTCTTTTAATTTGACTGATGACTATCCTATTTTTAATTTTTACGTTAACTGTCCAGATGATTGGGATCAAGCTGATAAAAAAAGAGTAGTAAAACATTTTAATTTCTTTAATCTTTCTAAAAGATATTCAGTTAATGCAGTAAAAGAATATGTGAATATCTTAAGTGTGCAGTCAAAAAGTACACCAGATTTAAATGTATTGTGTAATTATATATTAAAACCCATAGCTGACAATGAACTGATTTCAATAAATTCTTGGCGAAGATCTATGTATCAAGCAATTTATAATCATTTTAATAAGATTAGGTTGAATGAAATCGATTCTACTTGCTCTAATTGTAAAGGTAATGGTTCTTTTGGCGATGAAAGATGTGACAAATGTGATGGAGTTGGTAGTAATTGGATCAAATAG